The Amycolatopsis endophytica genome includes the window TTGTTCCAGGGCTCGCAGTGGACGGTCATCATCGCGGTCTCGGTGGTCAGCGTGCCGATCTTCGCGCGGCTGCTGAGGGGCGCGATGCTCTCGCAGAGATCGAGCGACCACGTGCTGGCGGCGACCGCGCTGGGTGTGCGGCGCAGCACGATCGTGTTCCGGCACATCCTGCCCAACTCACTCGGTCCGGTGGTCGTGCAGGCGACGCTGACGCTGGCGACGTCGATCATCGACGTGGCCGCGCTCTCCTTCCTCGGTCTCGGCGAAGACGATCCGAGCCGTGCCGAGTGGGGGCTGATGCTGGCGCAGGCCCAGAACCTGCTGGACGTCAAACCGAGCCTGGCGTTCTACCCGGCCATCGCGATCGTCGTGGTGGCGCTGGGGTTCACGCTGCTCGGGGAGTCGCTGCGCGAGGCGCTCGACCCGAAGAACAGGCGGTAGCGCGTTGAGTCTTCTGCAAGTACGCGACCTGTCGGTCGTCTTCCATCGCAAGGGAACCCGGCCGTTCACAGCGGTCGACGGTGTCTCGTTCGAGGTCGAGCCGGGCCGCACGGTCGGTCTGGTCGGCGAGTCCGGCAGCGGCAAGTCGGTGACGGCGCTGGCGATCATGGGCCTGCTGCCCAAACGTGGGGCGGAGGTCGCGGGCGAGGTCCTCTTCGAGGACACCGACCTGCTGCACCTGTCCGACAAACAGCTGCGTGACCGGCGCGGCCGCGACCTCGGCATGGTGTTCCAGGACCCGCTGTCCTCGCTGAACCCGGTGATCCCGATCGGTCTGCAGATCACCGAGGTGCTGGAACGGCACCGCAAGATGGAACGCAAGAAGGCCAGGGTGGAGGCCGCGGACCTGCTCGACCGGGTGGGCATTCCCGATCCGAATCGTCGCCTGTCGGAGTACCCGCACCAGCTTTCCGGCGGGATGCGGCAGCGCGCGCTCATCGCGATCGCGCTGGCCTGCCGTCCGCGGCTGCTGATCGCCGACGAACCGACCACCGCGCTGGACGTGACGATCCAGGCGCAGATCCTGGCGCTGCTGTCCGAGCTGGTGCGCGACACCGGCACCGCGCTGATCATGATCACCCACGACCTGGGCGTGGTCGCCGGACTCTGCGACGAGGTCAACGTCATGTACGGCGGCCGGATCGTCGAGCGGGCCGAGCGGCACGCGTTGTTCGCCTCGGCCCGGCACCCCTACACGCACGGGCTGCTCGCCTCGATCCCGCGGCTGGACGCGCCGCGTGGCGAGAAGCTGGTGCCGATCAAGGGGTCGGTGTCGGACAACATCCCGTGGTCGCAGGGGTGCGCGTTCGCGCCACGGTGCCCGAACGCGCTGGAGCGGTGCCGTGCGGTGACGCCGGAACTCGAACCCGACACCGGCGGGATGCTGCGGTGCCACAATCCGGTCGGCCTGGTGGCCGCGGGAGAGGGGGTGCGCTGATGTCCGAACCGCTGGTGACCGTGGAAGGTCTGCAGGTGCACTTCCCGATCAAGCGCGGCATCGTGCTGGACCGCACGGTCGGCCACGTCTACGCGGTGGACGGGGTCGACCTGGTGATCCAGCGCGGCGAGACCTACGGGCTGGTCGGCGAGTCCGGCTGCGGCAAGACCACGCTCGGACGCAGCCTGCTGCGGCTGGTCGAGCCGACCGGCGGGCGTGCCGTGTTCGACGGCACCGACCTGTCGACGCTCAAGGGCGAGTCGCTGCGGAAGATGCGGCGGCGGATGCAGATGGTCTTCCAGGACCCGCTGTCCAGCCTCGACCCGCGGCAGTCGGTCGAGTCGATCCTGGTCGAGGGCATGCGGGCGCACGGCCTGGACAAGGGCAGGGAGAGCACGCGCAAGCGTTTGCGCGAACTGCTCGCGGCGGTCGGACTGCCCGAGAGCTCACTGCGGAAGTACCCGCACGAGTTCTCCGGCGGGCAGCGTCAGCGCATCGGCATCGCGCGGGC containing:
- a CDS encoding ABC transporter ATP-binding protein; the protein is MSLLQVRDLSVVFHRKGTRPFTAVDGVSFEVEPGRTVGLVGESGSGKSVTALAIMGLLPKRGAEVAGEVLFEDTDLLHLSDKQLRDRRGRDLGMVFQDPLSSLNPVIPIGLQITEVLERHRKMERKKARVEAADLLDRVGIPDPNRRLSEYPHQLSGGMRQRALIAIALACRPRLLIADEPTTALDVTIQAQILALLSELVRDTGTALIMITHDLGVVAGLCDEVNVMYGGRIVERAERHALFASARHPYTHGLLASIPRLDAPRGEKLVPIKGSVSDNIPWSQGCAFAPRCPNALERCRAVTPELEPDTGGMLRCHNPVGLVAAGEGVR